Proteins encoded by one window of Corvus cornix cornix isolate S_Up_H32 chromosome 27, ASM73873v5, whole genome shotgun sequence:
- the DCAKD gene encoding dephospho-CoA kinase domain-containing protein isoform X1: MRAAPIGWERRPPLPAANRRAGHCGAGEAGRRSTMFLVGLSGGIASGKSTVVAVLRELGCAVIDADVIARQVVQPHSKAHQQILQHFGTEILLENGEINREALGNIIFSQPEKRRLLNSITHPEILKEMLKQVLKYFVLGYRYVILDIPLLFETHGLTRFMKYTVLVYCDPLTQLARLMKRSGLGTAEAEARISSQLPLDEKRKWATHVIDNSGDWESTRRQVLQLHARLEDSLDFLWARLAVGTAVAGLGGLVFLLLRHFIS, encoded by the exons ATGAGGGCGGCGCCGATTGGCTGGGAGAGACGTCCCCCTCTTCCCGCAGCCAATAGGCGCGCGGGACACTGCGGCGCGGGTGAAGCCGGGCGGAGG aGCACGATGTTCCTGGTGGGACTCTCGGGTGGGATCGCGTCGGGGAAGAGCACGGTGGTGGCCGTGCTGcgagagctgggctgtgccgTGATCGATGCCGATGTTATTGCCAGGCAGG TGGTGCAGCCCCACTCCAAGGCCCATCAGCAGATCCTGCAGCACTTTGGCACCGAGATCCTCCTGGAGAATGGCGAGATAAATCGTGAGGCTCTCGGAAACATTATCTTCTCTCAGCCGGAGAAACGGAGGCTGCTGAACTCCATCACCCACCCTGAGATCCTGAAAGAGATGCTGAAGCAGGTCCTGAAGTACTTTGTGCTTG GCTACCGCTATGTGATCCTCGACATCCCTCTGCTCTTTGAGACCCACGGATTGACCAGGTTTATGAAATACACGGTGCTGGTTTATTG TGACCCCCTGACGCAGCTGGCGCGGCTGATGAAGAGGAGCGGCTTGGGCACGGCTGAGGCCGAGGCTCGgatcagctcccagctgcccctgGACGAGAAGCGCAAGTGGGCAACGCACGTCATCGACAACTCCGGGGACTGGGAGAGCACGCGCCGGCAGGTCCTGCAGCTGCACGCCCGCCTCGAGGATTCCCTGGATTTCCTCTGGGCACGGCTGGCAGTGGGCACGGCTGTTGCTGGGCTCGGAGGGCTGgtgttcctcctcctccggcATTTCATCTCTTAA
- the DCAKD gene encoding dephospho-CoA kinase domain-containing protein isoform X2, with amino-acid sequence MFLVGLSGGIASGKSTVVAVLRELGCAVIDADVIARQVVQPHSKAHQQILQHFGTEILLENGEINREALGNIIFSQPEKRRLLNSITHPEILKEMLKQVLKYFVLGYRYVILDIPLLFETHGLTRFMKYTVLVYCDPLTQLARLMKRSGLGTAEAEARISSQLPLDEKRKWATHVIDNSGDWESTRRQVLQLHARLEDSLDFLWARLAVGTAVAGLGGLVFLLLRHFIS; translated from the exons ATGTTCCTGGTGGGACTCTCGGGTGGGATCGCGTCGGGGAAGAGCACGGTGGTGGCCGTGCTGcgagagctgggctgtgccgTGATCGATGCCGATGTTATTGCCAGGCAGG TGGTGCAGCCCCACTCCAAGGCCCATCAGCAGATCCTGCAGCACTTTGGCACCGAGATCCTCCTGGAGAATGGCGAGATAAATCGTGAGGCTCTCGGAAACATTATCTTCTCTCAGCCGGAGAAACGGAGGCTGCTGAACTCCATCACCCACCCTGAGATCCTGAAAGAGATGCTGAAGCAGGTCCTGAAGTACTTTGTGCTTG GCTACCGCTATGTGATCCTCGACATCCCTCTGCTCTTTGAGACCCACGGATTGACCAGGTTTATGAAATACACGGTGCTGGTTTATTG TGACCCCCTGACGCAGCTGGCGCGGCTGATGAAGAGGAGCGGCTTGGGCACGGCTGAGGCCGAGGCTCGgatcagctcccagctgcccctgGACGAGAAGCGCAAGTGGGCAACGCACGTCATCGACAACTCCGGGGACTGGGAGAGCACGCGCCGGCAGGTCCTGCAGCTGCACGCCCGCCTCGAGGATTCCCTGGATTTCCTCTGGGCACGGCTGGCAGTGGGCACGGCTGTTGCTGGGCTCGGAGGGCTGgtgttcctcctcctccggcATTTCATCTCTTAA